A section of the Candidatus Methylacidiphilales bacterium genome encodes:
- a CDS encoding MFS transporter produces the protein MKAEAGMVRRREVVAWAFFDFANSSFTTVMVTVLFPVYFVNALAPSVEVGQRLWGWGGAVANGLVVVLGPWLGLWADRAGCKKAFLLGSTVVCVGGTVALGWISAEAWLWGLGLFVLANVAFLIGENFVASFLPEISTRENVGRISSYGWGIGYVGGLLSLILARQCEDEVWAFVLTGIFFALASLPTFLILRERGVRRAERGGGLNVRARWDELIRPLKESGEIRWMLVVFFMISGGLATVVYFSSIFAEAELGMGRGELTVMFMALQFAAILGALVTGWMQDRWGWRVTLIGTLVLWCGTVVGCYGVRSVEMFYGVAACAGYGIGGVQTGVRAALSRFTRGDEAGRVFGFWGCAGKLAPVVFLPLFSEVASLWSLRGALIVPLAGFGLGLCLLIIWQPGKAKQEKG, from the coding sequence GGTGATGGTGACGGTGTTGTTTCCGGTGTATTTTGTGAATGCGTTGGCTCCGAGTGTTGAGGTGGGGCAGCGGTTGTGGGGGTGGGGAGGGGCGGTGGCGAATGGATTGGTGGTGGTGCTGGGGCCGTGGTTGGGTTTGTGGGCGGATCGTGCGGGGTGTAAGAAGGCGTTTTTGTTGGGAAGCACGGTGGTGTGTGTGGGTGGGACGGTGGCGCTGGGGTGGATTTCGGCGGAGGCGTGGTTGTGGGGGTTGGGGTTGTTTGTGTTGGCGAATGTGGCTTTTTTGATCGGGGAGAATTTTGTGGCGAGTTTTTTGCCGGAGATTTCGACGCGGGAGAATGTGGGGCGGATTTCGTCTTACGGGTGGGGGATTGGTTATGTGGGGGGATTGTTGAGCTTGATACTTGCGCGGCAGTGTGAGGATGAGGTGTGGGCGTTTGTGTTGACGGGGATTTTTTTTGCGTTGGCGAGTCTGCCGACGTTTTTGATTTTGAGGGAGCGCGGAGTGAGGCGAGCGGAGAGGGGGGGAGGTCTGAATGTGAGGGCGCGGTGGGATGAGTTGATCCGACCGCTGAAGGAGTCGGGGGAGATTCGTTGGATGTTGGTTGTTTTTTTTATGATCAGTGGTGGGTTGGCGACGGTGGTTTATTTTTCTAGCATTTTTGCCGAGGCTGAGCTTGGGATGGGGCGGGGGGAGTTGACGGTGATGTTTATGGCTTTGCAATTTGCGGCGATCTTAGGGGCGCTGGTGACGGGGTGGATGCAGGATCGGTGGGGGTGGAGGGTGACGTTGATCGGCACGCTGGTGTTGTGGTGCGGGACAGTGGTGGGGTGTTATGGGGTGAGGAGTGTGGAGATGTTTTATGGGGTGGCGGCTTGCGCTGGGTATGGAATTGGTGGCGTGCAGACGGGGGTGCGCGCGGCGTTGAGTCGTTTTACGAGGGGGGACGAGGCGGGGAGGGTTTTTGGATTTTGGGGATGCGCGGGGAAGTTGGCGCCTGTTGTTTTTCTGCCGCTTTTTAGCGAAGTGGCTAGCCTGTGGAGCTTGCGAGGGGCTTTGATTGTGCCTTTAGCTGGGTTTGGGCTGGGGTTATGCTTGTTAATTATATGGCAACCTGGAAAGGCAAAACAGGAGAAGGGGTGA